Proteins found in one Amycolatopsis aidingensis genomic segment:
- a CDS encoding alpha/beta fold hydrolase, translating to MSTLTHAGITIDYQDEGSGDPLLLVHGHPFDRSMWRPQVSRFAGAGWRVITADLRGYGRSTVVPGSTPLETFARDLVGLLDRLGIDRVVLGGLSMGGQIVLEFHRLFPARLRGLVLASTSARADPPATREWRRTTADRLLREGLGPYAEEVIDKMVAPHNIRELPEVAGQVLAMMKAAPPEGAAAALRGRAERPDYLPMLAGVAVPTLVVVGTEDEFTPVAEARLMHERIPGSVLCVIEGAAHLPNLERPAEFDAALERFLAGL from the coding sequence ATGAGCACGCTGACCCACGCCGGGATCACCATCGACTACCAGGACGAGGGCAGCGGTGACCCACTGCTGCTCGTGCACGGCCACCCGTTCGACCGTTCGATGTGGCGCCCGCAGGTGTCCCGGTTCGCCGGTGCCGGATGGCGGGTGATCACCGCGGATCTGCGTGGCTACGGGCGCAGCACGGTTGTGCCTGGCAGCACGCCGCTGGAGACCTTCGCCCGCGACCTGGTGGGCCTGCTCGACCGGCTCGGCATCGACCGGGTGGTGCTCGGCGGGCTGTCCATGGGCGGGCAGATCGTGCTGGAGTTCCACCGGCTGTTCCCCGCGCGGCTGCGTGGGCTGGTGCTGGCAAGCACCTCGGCCAGGGCGGACCCGCCGGCGACCAGGGAATGGCGCCGCACCACCGCGGACCGGCTGCTGCGCGAGGGGCTCGGGCCGTATGCGGAGGAGGTCATCGACAAGATGGTCGCCCCGCACAACATTCGCGAACTGCCCGAGGTCGCCGGGCAGGTACTGGCGATGATGAAGGCGGCCCCGCCCGAGGGCGCGGCCGCGGCGCTGCGCGGACGCGCCGAGCGGCCGGACTACCTGCCGATGCTCGCCGGGGTGGCGGTGCCCACGCTCGTGGTCGTCGGCACCGAGGACGAGTTCACCCCGGTCGCCGAGGCCAGGCTGATGCACGAACGGATTCCCGGCTCGGTGCTGTGCGTGATCGAGGGCGCGGCACACCTGCCGAACCTGGAGCGGCCTGCCGAGTTCGACGCGGCGCTGGAACGGTTCCTCGCCGGACTGTGA